A single window of Mycolicibacterium aurum DNA harbors:
- a CDS encoding CocE/NonD family hydrolase has protein sequence MSSRESRLNGPQDTGRDYRNLSEPRYRIAHDRNRRVPVRDGVDLLADVHRPDATGRYPALIAASPYPRQMQDLGAPAGFIEAGATDFWVSRGYAHVIANVRGTGGSGGTFGFMDAQERRDMHDLVEWAAAQPWCDGNVGMIGISYFAMTQLEAAVERPPHLKAIFPVAATADLYEAASHHGLASASFITPFLSMMGLTSDRSDAFWRRNPAIALARRVLNTPRLHQKFSTMNGEAAVTMMRGLLKLPHSPHPWDELWLDMMVRHPVRDQWWEERNLLPLLDRVDIPVYLGCDWDNVPLHLPSTFTLWKALAHNGNVRMAMLGQYALTWPWESLHHEALAWFDHWLKGADTGIMDGPPVRYVLPGADGWHTAETWPPPTATHLQWALRADGGLAADEGEPGAREYLTLGAGLNRAKASPIDPPSALTWTSTPLDHDLDVVGPIELRLTASATAMDTAWIALLQDVSPDDEVTDVTAGWLRASLRAVDEQASIDGAPVLPCTDAAAVPLGEYVTYRIPLVPNARRFSAGHRVRLLLSSDDQDPSTPAMMNFRHAAVGTSSLNTVASGSRLLLPALS, from the coding sequence ATGAGCAGCAGGGAAAGCCGGCTGAACGGCCCGCAGGACACCGGCCGCGACTACCGCAATCTCAGCGAGCCCCGCTACCGGATCGCCCATGACCGCAACCGGCGCGTGCCGGTGCGCGACGGCGTCGACTTGCTCGCCGACGTGCATCGCCCCGACGCGACCGGCCGGTACCCGGCCTTGATCGCAGCGTCGCCGTATCCCCGCCAGATGCAGGACCTGGGCGCGCCGGCCGGCTTCATCGAGGCCGGCGCCACCGACTTCTGGGTGTCCCGTGGATATGCCCACGTCATCGCCAACGTGCGCGGCACCGGCGGATCAGGCGGCACCTTCGGCTTCATGGATGCACAGGAGCGCCGCGACATGCACGACCTCGTGGAGTGGGCGGCGGCGCAGCCGTGGTGCGACGGGAACGTGGGGATGATCGGCATCAGCTACTTCGCGATGACCCAGCTTGAGGCGGCCGTCGAGCGTCCGCCACATCTCAAGGCGATCTTTCCGGTGGCGGCGACCGCCGACCTGTACGAGGCCGCGTCGCACCACGGGCTTGCGAGCGCGTCGTTCATCACCCCGTTCCTGTCCATGATGGGCCTGACGTCGGACCGCAGTGACGCGTTCTGGCGGCGCAACCCGGCGATCGCGCTGGCCCGGCGGGTACTGAACACGCCGAGACTGCACCAGAAGTTCTCGACGATGAACGGCGAAGCCGCCGTGACGATGATGCGCGGGTTGCTCAAGCTCCCCCACAGCCCGCACCCCTGGGACGAGCTGTGGCTCGACATGATGGTCCGGCATCCGGTGCGCGATCAGTGGTGGGAGGAGCGCAATCTGCTGCCGCTGCTCGACCGGGTGGACATCCCCGTCTACCTCGGGTGCGACTGGGACAACGTGCCCCTGCACCTGCCGTCGACGTTCACGCTGTGGAAGGCGTTGGCGCACAACGGCAATGTCCGGATGGCGATGCTCGGACAGTACGCTCTGACCTGGCCGTGGGAGAGCTTGCACCACGAGGCGCTGGCCTGGTTCGACCACTGGCTCAAGGGCGCGGACACCGGCATCATGGATGGTCCACCGGTGCGCTACGTGCTGCCGGGCGCCGACGGCTGGCACACAGCCGAGACCTGGCCACCGCCCACGGCCACCCACCTGCAGTGGGCCCTGCGCGCCGACGGCGGGCTGGCCGCCGACGAGGGCGAACCCGGAGCGCGGGAGTATCTGACGCTGGGGGCAGGCCTCAACCGCGCGAAGGCCAGCCCGATCGACCCGCCGTCGGCGCTGACATGGACGTCGACACCGTTGGATCACGACCTCGACGTCGTCGGACCCATCGAGCTTCGGCTGACGGCATCGGCGACCGCGATGGACACCGCGTGGATCGCGCTGCTGCAGGACGTGTCACCCGACGACGAGGTCACCGACGTGACGGCGGGCTGGTTGCGCGCGAGTCTGCGGGCGGTCGACGAGCAGGCCAGCATCGACGGAGCGCCCGTCCTGCCCTGCACCGACGCCGCGGCTGTGCCGCTCGGCGAGTACGTCACGTACCGGATCCCGTTGGTGCCC